caaatccattgttaaaaGCCGAGGATATTCAAATCATATCGTGATTTGCAATTACTCTTTTACAATTACAATGTCTTCTTCGTCTGATGGGAAATACAAGTCGTCGTTTACTTCGAAGCAACTTCCTTTAAACGAGTCCATAAAGTCGCTGACAACTTCTGGTGGCGCGGCCTTTCTGAAGTCGTGTATCTGGACAAGAAAATTCAGAATCAAATTTCCGTCCTTCGAATCTTCTCGGAAACACTCGGTAGCCTTGAAGCGCCCCTCTCTGTACCGCGTGTGCATCTTCACATCTGGGATGCGACGCTTTAGTATTTCACGAAGAGCCCCCGACCCGGGTAGCATGGGGATTGGAACAACGCCCGCTATTCGTCGGTATATCTTCTCCCATGCGCCTGAACAAATAATGGAGTTACAATGGAATAATCGGCTCTGTTGTAAATTACGTTGACGAGAAATTAGTAAAAGATCGAAATGTATTATTTTGTGAGACTCTACAGCAGAATATTTTAAAATCGCTCTTCTTGAGGTTATCCAAAGttgaaaaactatgaaaattagTTTTGCACGTTAGATTATCTGTATGAATAAGCTTCGTTATTTACAACCAAGCTCGATTATATGTATCATCTGTATGAAACGTTAACGTTATTTGCAGATTCAAATTTCATAAGAAGAGGTAACACAAGAAAAggtaacataacataacataacataacataacataacataacataacataacataacataacataacataacataacataacgtGAGTTCGTCCGACAAAATCCACTTTTAACTTTAGGTCAACTTACAGTTTGTAATATATGGTCATATGATTAGACACTTATAAATTTAAAAGATTCCCCTACCAACAAACAGTGTAGAGTCGTTGATATACGTAAGACGATtgcaactaatttgggataattggatctttatatttttcaattttctcaaaagtgtcaggTGCCCTAAAGCTGAATGTTTGCGAGATTACAAattgctcataaaaacaagcagatgaggttacaatgtaataaagggaaagcggctgcacacatcgcctacacttttttttcgttctctgtgtttgtgtttggttTTGTGTGTTTAGCAATTGGTGTAggtataagccatggcgagacgtagccgtaatctggctgtcgaatgacaATGTGAttctttggcgctacgtttcgaaaccagtgtgtggtctcttcctcagtcgcttttttggagattgctctcctttgatttatgtttcactgtttgtggcttaattattgtcagtgttttgttcgtccAGCAAGGAGGCTAGAATACTTATATTCGGGtcagtttgttgtgtttcattttgtccGGTCGCTTCTCtaagattgtgtacttgtgcatttatgagtatgtcgccaatgtttggatttcttttgtaagcgaaaacatactagacacgagaacacacacaaaaccaacagatacattccagtttctacatagaaaatcatgtcatccaaaatcaactttctagcgcctgatcaaaggcgaatattaaggtacatgaggacatgtaacaatgaagaagacttcaacaacaaagtcaaaatgaaaAGCTACTACTAATatccacaacaagaaatatcaaacatcaatgcgAAAACAAATTACGCAACACGAAGAgcacatttaaatcacaaacaaacgcacaacaacaacacaaataatTGATATTTTATACCATGTTTAatccacacatcaaaacaaagacatcaaacaagcactcctgaagaactgggaagaaatagaaaaagaccaaacactaaataatttattcacgatgaaacCGATCACCGcgtacaaaagaaatccaaacattggcgacacactcataaatgcacaagtacacaatcttaGAGAAAACGACTggacaaaatgaaacacaacaaactgaCCCGAATATAAGTATTCTAGTCACCGTGCTGGACGAACAAAATACTGACAATTATTTAGCcacacaaacagtgaaacaaaaatcaaagtAGAGCAATCTCCaaaaaagcgactgaggaagagaccgcacactggtttcgaaacgtagcgccaaagaaTCACATTGTCATTCGACATccagattacggctacgtctcgccatggcttatatctacaccaatagctAAACACATAAAATCAAACAcgaacacagagaacgaaaaaatggtgtaggcgatgtgtgcagccgctttcccttttttacatattaatgaagttatgcaatatcattttttccgtacaatggtttccctatggagacggcaatgacagtgtagacatatatcaagaaatactgcacaaaatttcatgaaacttttcacagatgacaatctcagaaaattatcatgatactgtgagtgtcatgtcaattatctgctcatttgcatatttactgaacttttgttattctgaaattcctgcaccaaacttgatgatacgtgcaacaaatattgatctgatatatatctaattatacttaaaagcattgggcagtttcaagttaataaatagctcatttgcatattttatgatgttttataattagtcatataactccgatataactgcaccaaatttgatgaattctactgcagatactgatcttaCTGACATCTAACTGTGATGTAAAGCACTTGGTAGTGTCAAGTtgattaagggtttatttgcatatttaatgaactttgtaattaggtatataactctgaaattacggcacccaagtcagtgtaatctgatacagatattgatctgataaatatctaattgtactgacaagcatttggcagtgtcaagttaacaaatagctcatttgcatattttatgaagttatgtaattagtcatatatctccgaaataactgcaccaaatgtgatgaaatctgctgcagatactgatccgacagatatctaattgtggtatAAAGCATTTAgatgtgtggagttaattaagagctcatttgcatatttaatgaactttgtaattagtgatattacgcaaaaattacagcattacatttgatgaaacttgctacagatattgatctgataaatatttaattgtactgagaagcattgggcgtgtcaagttaataattagctcatttacatattcaataaagttctgtaattagtgatttatttctgagagtactgtgcgaaagttgatgaaacctgctacatataatgttataacagatatctgattgttcttattaccgCCTCACACgagtgtcgattatattggtatgaatttggtttattgacaggaatattgaaaaacataatacaataaatcctcgtcagagatgcttactctggcagtagaccgtatacacgtctagtcttatcagaagtctgtcttctactccgcgtcgtgtgctcaattgaactgctgtcagaatgtctgtctttgttcttttgttttggttaatgattatcctgaggtgtgcaaatgttgcgtaacatctccttgctcgttgtttgTCAGTCACTTTaatatgagacaggtcaaaggtacaattgttttacacaacttcataacagtcaaaaagtatgcagtaattcatgtcatactgtattatttcatgtgtccagtagtgtctgataaatgtcaatacatgtcgagtcatcagcagttaATCTTAATGCTTGATAACTATGTTTGTAATTTcttcaaactcaaagtcatttcttccattcaggggtcacattagtaggtcaagttgttctgttgagtacAGTTgagtctgtttactggatatccaacaAACTGTGAAGCaaactactattaatgaacctgttgtaaaatacGTGAGCACCTTCacttcatatctggtttcatttttgaggcgagAACTACTTTTATAAGCGACTATGAACTCTTGTCGACGTAAAGCGTAGTATAAAATGCTTAGCtataattatttcaatgaaaatttcactcgATGGAATAAGTACATTGATTCAAGGCAATATCAAAACTACATATAACATTCCTATGACAAATTGATAGCTTGattacaataaaaagtaaataataactttaaaatcataCCTACGAGCAGCGTATAAAACAGCATTCCCCCTGTGTTAAGGTGTCCGTATAGTTCCATGGAAACGCGTTCAGGATCATCCAGATAATACGCACTGTTTAGAAGATGAATAATATCAAAACCACCTGTCGCTTTTCCACTTTCTATCTTGTTAAGATACTCTTCTATAGTCGTCTGGTGGAACTCGAAATTTATATTTGTCCAGAGGCCCACTTCCGTTTTCGACGTCACCaagttttgaaacttttttatcTGACACTCCGCGGGTTCAACAACTATGTACTTGATACTGCTGTGTTTAATTGTCAGGGTTTCTATAATCGGAATATCAGAGTTCCCTGttaaaggaaaaacaggagaaaAGTATGCCATAAATGGCAGGCATTCGCAACGGTCGTGGAAAGAATAATCATTCCTCTGAATTTCAATTGCCCTGGCTCGGAGATTCACACAATGCCCAGGAAACTTTGATCAACTGCAACTGAAACATGTTGAGTTAAAATTCTACGTTTTGTTGTGGTAAGTGAAAGTGAACTGAACCTGCAAAATTCTGAAGTCAATTAACATGGCATTGCATGTTACAtgcaaaattattttcacaGCCATATTTAACCCCAAAGTCGGTAGAATACCATCgcttcaaaaagcagagaatctgaAATTCAACATGGTAACAAAAGTACATATTATGGATAACAAAATTATCCTCGGCAAACACCATAACTCCTGACCATGCCAAGTCCCCACATCACTGGTTGCGATTCGGTGGAATAAGAAATACCAATTTCATATCTTTATGAGTAAAATTGGgccacaaaatgggtgaccGCGTAATGAAAAACTGCAATAAATTGTGTAATTCGTCATGCAGGCCACAAAGTTGATGACAAATAAACTATCGCACAAATTGTGTGCCCTTACAATAATTAACCTGTTGCGACTAACAATCAAATAGGTAATTAAATTATAATaagacatattgaaatgactCTTATTTCACTGAATATTAGTTCTTTGACATCAAACGAAAGTATCGTGTCCCGTGGTATTTCAAGAATGATATACGGAAAGTTCAGAATATTTGCCGAGCAAAAGTGAGGGTAGATTTATTGGGAATTTTCGCAATTGGAGAAGCTCGTAAAATcataacatttgcataatttgaataaatttataCTTCCTTTTATTCTAAATGATATCTGCTCTGAATACAAAAAGTCAAACCCGAACAATATATCAATCTGGGGTCAACTAATTACTGAAACCGAATAGAATGAATTTTGCAAAGTGGGATATCGAGCAAAAAACGCTGTGCAATGCCTCTTGAGAAAGAAACATTTTTAGACATGTTCGTGTTGCATGACGTGAGAAGTGAGACATAAAGAGTCCAATATACAGTGATATTTCATACCAATAATTTTTGACACATAAACTACCAGCATGAGAGCAGTGTGCCACTGAATGTGCGTTATCCTACAGTTCACAATATCATGTGAAAATGTGACAGcttgtgatattgtttcaaGGGTATTTTTCTTGGAGCTATGTGAGCGTTCATCAATTGGTCATCATCAATTTGCCAGAATACTGGAGACATGCCTCACAGCGATACCGAGATCAATAATGAAGATAAACATTACATACTTTTACATAAGTCAAAGCtgagagacagacagaataGACAGAcaaaatagacagacagacagactgacagatggacagatagacagacagaaatacagACAGGGACAGATAAAGAGATTTTAAACTCAATGATCCGCACCATGAGAAGATCCTACAGCAAGGACAGTAAGTTCAGAAAAGACAATGGCAGAGACAGACAGTAcgacaaatagacagacagatagacagacagctCCGAGAGAAAAAATTAGGCAGACTAGCAAaatacaggtgcagccaacggagctattcatcgaaaaagctattccaggagcaatttttgagggcaggggacattttaattttgctagggcaggggacatgtttttaggtggtaggggagcaaattttaggttttttttgtagggcagggcggatatcggttgattgtcctggggacagggcttggcgaaaaactttttgaggggaattgtttccagggcaggggaaatcggcaagtttttttcgccacagggcgagggagcttcaaaaattcacagtggggaggggaaaccggcaaaaataagtggcgagtgggtaaaaatgaagtttgagtttgggagggtaagtcgaaaaattttctgtggaaaggcaaattatgaacagctaattaattaccctcttgacttaaaattagtcagttcacattatttgtcatgcacaatatatcttatcatagtaaggacctttttaaaagtgcattgttcgttggctgcacctgaaaaTAGCAATCAAGCAAACAAACCGAGACACAAGAACGACAAATACACAACATTTCATAAGTCAAAGtaggagagagagaaagagacagacagacagacaggatgggaacagatagatagattttACACCAACTTATCCTCACCATCAGAAGATCCGACAGCAAATACTCGAAGTTCAGAATCTGGCCCTCGACAGAACacaaattgttcaaatgaatcCTTTAAATCCTTTTCACGCTGACCTTGCGCATAATTGTACCCATAGCGCTTCATCGTGGAAAACCCTTCATGGTATTCTTCTGGAAGATCAATTAAAGCCTTCATTTCCTGAATTACTGTGAGCTTAAAATGGaagaaaatgtaataaatgataAGAttaataatgaagacaaatgcacaatattacatctgtcaaagctgagagagagagagagagagagagagagagagagagagagagagagagagagagagagagagagagagagagagagagagagagagagagagagagatatgaaCAATTAAAGATTAATagacttttttatatttttatattttgccaTGAGGGCTGAGCTATTGATCCGGTTTTAGTCGGCATGACACACATGTTACATATATGAGATTTATAGCTACCTTTTACGTCAGTTGTAACATATTAAACTGCAGTACTATCGGTGTAAATGTCTTCTACATTAATGACGTTGATCTTTGCAATGGACGATTTTGTGAAATCTTAGAGTATCATTTGGTGCCAGGTTGACTAAGGACTCCACTTctgtataattgtattttgcgAGTGAATTACTCCCTCTTTTAAAAAAGTGTTGAAAAACAAACGTTTCGAGGTAATATTCACGGTCTTGTCAAATTAGTCACTAAAAGTTGATACATTCGACTGTTGTATTAAAGGTGAAAATAACAAAGTATACTAAGGTTCGATATAATGTCGTGTATTGCCTCTCTGTAAAGAGTGATGAACTGAAAAGACGTTGTTTTAAACCTTCTTCTTCATTCCGGGGCACCCTCTGCTCAAAGCTGTCTGATTTTCCAGTCTCCCTGATTTCCCATTCTCTGTGGGTATTCAGACTTGGATTTATCCCGGACGGTACAGCACGATGCAGGTGCCGCCAagtggtaaatttcatgaatttctcaaaataacCACATAACacgttttgaaggctgatatatcgatttttttcatatttttgatcctgacctaaaatttggaggggaaagtgagggctgttcgtaactgccctcctactggtatacactgaaaatgtgccctcccactgaattttgatgcccactgccctccggtatctacagtctgcccgctccccactccccacaacaatgcaagctccccgctgccctctccccaaTACTGAAATTCCCctttgccaactagatgcccactaggcaacccagataAACACAAAACCGTGCGAGCAattagcagtataccttggaacattgctcccctctaagttaggcacTTAATTTCTCCTCAAGTTCTCTTaagcacgccgctttcccctccctttAGGTATTTTctggtgcccactgtcaaaaattttctccccgcccgctgaaagtaatgaaatttcttccccgcccactgTAAATACCGATATTTTCTCCACGCCCGCTGattggttttgaaatttgcccgcccgctgaaaaacttcgcacaAGCACCTTTTTGTACGAACAGCTTCTTTAGCGGCACCTGACGGTGTGTGTACTCGAGGATAGCACTTCAAAAACTTAAACGTTTTCATCCTTTGTACCGGGGGCATTCGCGAAATAAACACCATATGATTTATATGAAGATCACATGCTTTGTAGTTACAAAAGCCACGGACTCGGCGAATGTATTTAGAAAGAATATCATTTGACTGACCAATATGTCAATTAACTGAATTAAAGAGGATCAGATATACATAATCAATTTAAATCTAAGGTGGAATACGCCTTTGGACATGTTTGGACTCTGGAAAATAAGAATACTTTTTATATCTACCACCTTTCGGGGTATACTTTGAAGCTCTAGAAGTGAATAAAATTTTCGCCGGCTTATTTTggagaatatgaaaattttatttttactccaCAGAGATATCTCattgatggcggccattttgaatttcttgtgttggtaaatattgggtaatatgTTTCTCTGGCACGAAATTTGtacggtgatccctgatttttattctttatttagaAAGGGGATGTTCGAAAGTCTCCATAAAgaatatttgaagtactttgCTTTCAAGGCACGTACTAACCTAGTGAGGTCATGGCGGTCaataaagatttttaaaataagTGACCTTTAGACGGAAAGCCAGTGACTGGTCCTGTTGTTGTTTGACCTACTTAAAGCCTGACGGTAACTTAATGGCGACTAAGATCTAGAACGTCGAATCTAAGTGCGGCATACAAATCAGAACTGAACTTAAGTTCACTGGCACAGTCCATGGAGTTCTTATGAAGTCAACCATTGTTTGCGTGCTTCGACCTCGTTCACTAGCTTTTACCCTGCTGAAATAATCGGAGTGACCCGTCGCCCCGGCTGCAAATCTTTGGGTGagttttttttgacatttgaaaacaaGCATCGTATGGTTGCTATACTGATAATTGCAACTCGACTGACTCAATTGGGAGTCAAGTCGAGTGGATCGCTCAAAATGATCCACCCAGACCAGCTGGAAAGTCTACACACCAGGAAATACGCGTGATTTATGTACAAAATCTGAATGCgtcatttcacatttaataGCAACATGTTCAGCATAGGAAATTTATAAGAAATAATGTTAGCTCATACCATATTCCAATCATAAGATAATATTTTCTTTAGCCAGCACTTGATCTAATGATCAACAAATAGCTTTGCGGGACCATCTCCTCTTGTTCATTCTTCACATAATATATTTATGTCTCCATAAAATGGCAAGTCATTCAATGAGAAACCTTACCTGTGAACGAATGGGTACATATCACCTCAAGTACGCCGATAAAGTAAAGAGTAAGATCGGAATCACTACTGAGGCTGCGCAAACTAAATTGACCTTTCCTCCCAAACTATCCTGGCAAGTAACTCCCGTGCTAAAAAAGACTACCAATGAAGATATATTTCTGGAAGATTCTACTTGACTAGTCATCGAGGGACGATGAACTCGCcataactttaaaaaaattaaacgaTTTTATATATTCAGTTATTCAACAACAGGTTTAAGTCCTAATGCAGCGAGAAAATAGGCCGTTGTGAAATTTGGAATTATCGTAAGGTCATCTCCTTAATTAAATGTCGAGTAATACTTTTTAATCTGCCTTGTTAATTCATCAATCGTATCAAAGTCATCATCCTTTCTCCTGCTTTACATCATTCTCTCGTCTGTGAGACCACTATAACTTGATCTATGTGCTTTTTTGTGGGAAAGAAACGTACCTGCTCTTTTTAAGTTTACTGTCCTTGCTTTTATGTTTTTACACGGAGAAAAAGAAACATAATTTGTTCTGTTGAGAGGATAATGGAGATGCCTGCTGGGGTTATTTACAAGCTCCTAAGAATGGGGAACTTTTGATCGCCTAATGTGTTCTGTATCACGTTGAGTCATCGACTTCTGAACGATTTTATGCATGAACGTTTGCAGAACTACATAATATTCCACTCTTTCAAACGTTAGACAAATGAAAGCTTAAagcccaaccctaaccctaacctctAACCTTTCTTCAGTGCTGAGTGTTTAATAAGACCAGTCACCTAGAGAGGCCACCCATTGGATGGCACCAACTTTATTTAACAATTTGTTCGACAACTCTATCTAACAACTCTACCTAACGACTCTATctaactattttttcagaacatgTTGGTTTCTTTTCTTAGTTTGCATTCACCTTTCTTCTAATCGCTCTTCTCGATCTTCTTTATGCTTGTGCGAACTCAATCGGCTATCTTCTTCTTCGTGAAACCTTCTCACCCCATACTTCCTGTGTTCCTCAGTCACGACTGTTATCTCAAACATATATACGCCGTCATCTTCAGCTTCCTCGTCTTGATCAAACTAAGTTCTGATGAGAATATTCGGGTTTGGGGTCTGCTTGGTGCTTAGCAAAAGTGCTCGTGTCATGACCCTGTCCATCATACAGGCTGAACAAGGGACTCTGTGCATTGTTTCCCCCCTGAGGTCCGGGGCAGCTCTTTTTCACGGACATTTTTGTCTACGTATGTAGACTTGACGGGAATACAACTCTGGCATGGCCATCTTGCAGTGTTTTGGTGTGCTACGTATACTGTAACAACAAAACCGTCATCTATCTGGCTGTCCCTGTTAAAGTCGTATATACTTTAATCTTGATGTAGGTACCTTTTCGCTGTGCGTTATCAAGTACTATCGGAACCATAAGGTGACTGCACATGAGGCCAAATGACGCCCTTGATACGATTTCAGCACTGTTGTCTGTGCTGTTGCGCACTAAGAGCTTGTTGGCAGTAATTGCCAGTTTGAATATCTCGTACGCCAGAAATTCGGCAGGAGTCAGCAGTTTTGCCTTCTGCTGCTCCTGGAAAATCAATTGTCTTTGTTTGAGTGCTTTCTTGAGGCTTTCAGCCCAGGTTTTGCACTGCTGGATCACGATGGTGTTATTtgtgaccagtccctaatactCAACGTCAAGAAAATGATACAGTATACTCATGGAGTACAGATATGATCTGAGGGACGATGCCTTCAAATCTTCTGACTTGCCTTCGAAATTGTTCCTCCCTTTGCCCTTATCCTTTAAATAAAGTGCCCCTTAAATAAATTTCACAGCAGCAGCAGCTTGGTTCATATGTTGTGTTGCAGTTCTTTGATTTTTCCTTCCTCATCCAGTCCTTTCAACCAATCACAAAGTTGGCGATTAATTTGGTAACTCTTCTACGTAATTGGAAAGTTTCTCTATCCCCCTCTCCATCTGTCCTCTCTCTATTCTTATCAtctctgtgtgtgtctctctctctctctgtctctctctggtCCCTGCACTTCTCTCTTCGACCCTCACTTCCTCTTCCCTCTGCCTGTGCTTTTCTTATTCCCGTCTGTCCCCAGCACTCCTCTCGCTGCCACTCACTTCCTCACCCCTCCAAGTTCTCTCCATCTCTTTCTGCTCCCAGCATCTCTCTCCACCATCAACTTCCTCTACCCTCTACTCTTCATGCCTCTCTTTCCCTagcacctctctctctctctctctctctctctctctctctctctctctctctctctctctctctctctctctctctctctctctctctctctctctctctctctctctctctctggcacTCACTTCCTCTTTTCCCTCGCTGTTCCCTTGATGTCTATCTTTATTACCATCACTCCCTCTGCGACCCTCATTTGCTCTTCCCTCTCCCTGTTCTCTGTGCGTCTTTCTATGTCCTCAACTTCCCCTCTCCTCTCCCTGTCCGCATCACCACCCTTGAAAAGTGACCTGTTGGCGCATGAGCACAGCCTACCGTCGGACAACCTGAGCAAGGATGCTTGATGCATCAAGTCTATGCATGGCTGTAAGATTATGGTCGAGGTGCTTGACTTTTGCGAAGCAAAAGTCCATGGGACATGAGTTTATATAAGCGCCCACGTCCCGATGCAAGCTCAACAGATGCCCGACGCTCCTGGGGTTTCTTtttattgtattatttcatgtgTAATGTTGCTGCCGCTTATTGACAAGTCATGTCACTTTATGTAATGGCGTTTTAAGTTAAAAACCTGTAATGTGCAGTCTGAGCAGGTCATTTTCCCACGTTTCTTTGTAGACTATTTATACTTTGATAACAGGTGATCTCTGAATCGATGCTTAGCCATCATCAGTTTACTTTGACAATGACCATCAATACTCACAAAACTCAGGGCAAACTGGGATGACTGCCTGCTAGGGCAAGCGACAACTCCATTTTCCAGGGCGATAGGTGACCTTCGACCAAGGGTTAGGTTATCATGAGCTACAGACCTTGTTATGCCTGCCCTTCAACGCTATCCGAAATACTTTTACAAACTTGGTTGTACTTGGGCCAGAGATTGCGGCTCCGGTTTGTTGGACCATAGATGGCCCGGGTACATGAGAGTGTCGTCACTgtctttttcataaaaaaaaacaaaaacaaaaacaaacaaattcagGTTTACCATGACTTTCAGCATCAGAGAAAGTGTCTGAAAGTAGCTAATTAGAATCATTCACACAATCATCATAAGGCTCACCATTGTACCCTGCAAAAGATCAGTGCAACTCTCTTCATCAAAGAAGATGATTCTCCATCTTATGCCGGACAAGTTAAAGGATGCACAAAAAGAGATGTGAAAAACCAAACTATAAAATCCGCCAGAGCAGATCAGAACAGCATCTATTCTACCGTATGATCAACATCTTAGGCGG
The DNA window shown above is from Ptychodera flava strain L36383 chromosome 5, AS_Pfla_20210202, whole genome shotgun sequence and carries:
- the LOC139132542 gene encoding histamine N-methyltransferase-like, encoding MKALIDLPEEYHEGFSTMKRYGYNYAQGQREKDLKDSFEQFVFCRGPDSELRVFAVGSSDGNSDIPIIETLTIKHSSIKYIVVEPAECQIKKFQNLVTSKTEVGLWTNINFEFHQTTIEEYLNKIESGKATGGFDIIHLLNSAYYLDDPERVSMELYGHLNTGGMLFYTLLVGAWEKIYRRIAGVVPIPMLPGSGALREILKRRIPDVKMHTRYREGRFKATECFREDSKDGNLILNFLVQIHDFRKAAPPEVVSDFMDSFKGSCFEVNDDLYFPSDEEDIVIVKE